In one Paramormyrops kingsleyae isolate MSU_618 chromosome 18, PKINGS_0.4, whole genome shotgun sequence genomic region, the following are encoded:
- the alg5 gene encoding dolichyl-phosphate beta-glucosyltransferase encodes MDFGLFDLVQLLGALVVISFLLILLTAHLSASKMVGFRRHEKEKCFLTEEGKREEFPFLQTPHSRELTVVVPAYNEQLRLPVMMEEAMEYLENRQKQQSSFTYEVIVVDDGSKDKTTEVALGYTKMYGTSKVRVLTLVKNRGKGGAVMMGTLSSRGKLILMADADGATKFPDLEKVEAALQDINPKPENMAISCGSRAHLEKESVAQRSVFRTFLMYGFHFLVWFFCVRGIRDTQCGFKLFTREAALRTFSILHVERWAFDVELLYIAQCLKIPIAEVAVNWTEIEGSKLVPFWSWLQMGMDLVFIRLRYLTGVWRLQSREKAD; translated from the exons ATGGATTTTGGGTTATTTGATTTAGTTCAGTTACTGGGTGCCTTGGTAGTGATCAGTTTTCTATTG ATCTTACTTACAGCACATCTCAGTGCCTCCAAAATGGTCGGCTTCAGACGCCACGAAAAGGAGAAATGTTTCCTTACCGAAGAAGGCAAGAGGGAAGAGTTTCCCTTCTTGCAGACCCCACACTCCCGGGAACTGACGGTGGTTGTGCCCGCTTACAACGAGCAGCTGAGAT TGCCTGTGATGATGGAAGAAGCTATGGAATACCTGGAGAACAGACAG AAGCAGCAGTCGTCATTCACCTATGAAGTCATTGTGGTTGATGATGGCAGTAAAGATAAGACTACAGAG GTGGCCTTGGGATACACTAAGATGTACGGCACCAGTAAGGTCAGAGTTCTAACCCTGGTGAAGAACCGTGGCAAGGGGGGTGCCGTGATGATG GGCACACTGAGCTCTCGGGGGAAGCTCATCTTGATGGCGGATGCAGACGGCGCTACAAAGTTCCCAGACCTGGAGAAGGTGGAGGCTGCACTCCAGGATATCAACCCAAAACCA GAGAACATGGCCATTTCCTGTGGATCCAGGGCACATTTGGAGAAGGAGTCTGTAGCTCAG CGCTCTGTGTTCCGGACTTTCTTGATGTACGGGTTCCACTTTCTCGTGTGGTTCTTCTGCGTGAGGGGCATCAGGGACACCCAGTGCGGTTTCAAGCTGTTCACCCGGGAAGCTGCTTTGAGGACCTTCTCCATTCTGCACGTGGAGCGCTG GGCCTTCGACGTGGAGCTCCTGTACATCGCCCAGTGCTTAAAGATCCCCATTGCAGAGGTGGCGGTGAACTGGACGGAGATTGAAG GGTCCAAGCTGGTGCCGTTCTGGAGCTGGCTGCAGATGGGGATGGACCTGGTGTTCATCCGCCTGCGCTACCTAACCGGCGTCTGGAGGTTGCAGTCCCGGGAGAAAGCCGACTAG
- the exosc8 gene encoding exosome complex component RRP43 isoform X1, whose product MEEKITHFKNNLSIFIARFNIYFGTYKIRYDESAVSFTCFHQFHHNIMAPGFKTAEPLEYHRSFLKENCRPDGRELGEFRTTTLNIGSISTANGSALVKIGNTTVICGIKGELTCPPSDAPNKGYIVPNVDLPPLCSSRFRPGPPSEQAQVASQFIADVIDSSNVIQKEDLCIEKGKLSWVLYCDIICLDYDGNLLDTCVVALLAALKNARLPEVTINKETDLAEVNTDKLHHLNVSKHPVSSSFSIFDNTIVIVDPTVEEETLSTAMMTVVTDEDDRLCMLHKPGGSALSGEKLQDCISRAVTRHREVSKLIEKVMDSFEPDK is encoded by the exons ATGGAAGAGAAAATTACACATTTCAAAAATAACTTAAGTATTTTCATAGCGcgatttaacatttattttggaACGTATAAAATACG ATACGACGAATCTGCCGTGAGTTTCACGTGTTTTCATCAGTTTCACCACAACATCATGGCGCCTGGATTCAA AACTGCAGAGCCTTTGGAGTATCACAGAAGTTTTCTG AAAGAAAACTGTCGACCAGATGGGAGGGAACTGGGTGAATTCAGAACCACTACACTGAATATTG GTTCAATATCCACCGCCAACGGATCGGCTTTGGTGAAGATCGGGAACACAACTGTCATTTGTGGGATCAAAGGG GAGCTGACGTGTCCACCGAGTGACGCTCCAAACAAGGGTTATATTG TGCCCAATGTCGACCTGCCCCCACTGTGCTCCTCGAGGTTCCGCCCCGGTCCACCGAGCGAACAGGCGCAGGTAGCTAGCCAATTCATCGCAGATGTCATCGACAG CTCAAACGTGATACAAAAAGAGGATCTTTGCATTGAAAAAGGGAAG CTCAGCTGGGTGTTGTATTGTGACATTATATGTCTGGACTATGATGGGAATCTACTGGACACCTGTGTTGTAGCCCTGCTGGCAGCTCTGAAGAACG CGAGGCTTCCAGAAGTTACGATTAATAAGGAGACAGACCTGGCTGAAGTGAACACAGACAAGCTCCATCATCTCAATGTGTCTAAACACCCAGTTAGTTCATCATTTTCTATTTTTGACAA CACCATCGTCATCGTGGACCCGACCGTGGAAGAAGAGACCCTGTCGACAGCGATGATGACTGTGGTTACTGATGAAGATGACAGACTGTGTATGCTACATAAACCAG GTGGGAGCGCTTTATCTGGAGAGAAGCTGCAGGACTGCATCAGCCGTGCCGTCACGCGACATCGCGAGGTCAGCAAGCTGATTGAGAAAGTCATGGACAGCTTCGAGCCGGATAAGTGA
- the exosc8 gene encoding exosome complex component RRP43 isoform X2 has protein sequence MAPGFKTAEPLEYHRSFLKENCRPDGRELGEFRTTTLNIGSISTANGSALVKIGNTTVICGIKGELTCPPSDAPNKGYIVPNVDLPPLCSSRFRPGPPSEQAQVASQFIADVIDSSNVIQKEDLCIEKGKLSWVLYCDIICLDYDGNLLDTCVVALLAALKNARLPEVTINKETDLAEVNTDKLHHLNVSKHPVSSSFSIFDNTIVIVDPTVEEETLSTAMMTVVTDEDDRLCMLHKPGGSALSGEKLQDCISRAVTRHREVSKLIEKVMDSFEPDK, from the exons ATGGCGCCTGGATTCAA AACTGCAGAGCCTTTGGAGTATCACAGAAGTTTTCTG AAAGAAAACTGTCGACCAGATGGGAGGGAACTGGGTGAATTCAGAACCACTACACTGAATATTG GTTCAATATCCACCGCCAACGGATCGGCTTTGGTGAAGATCGGGAACACAACTGTCATTTGTGGGATCAAAGGG GAGCTGACGTGTCCACCGAGTGACGCTCCAAACAAGGGTTATATTG TGCCCAATGTCGACCTGCCCCCACTGTGCTCCTCGAGGTTCCGCCCCGGTCCACCGAGCGAACAGGCGCAGGTAGCTAGCCAATTCATCGCAGATGTCATCGACAG CTCAAACGTGATACAAAAAGAGGATCTTTGCATTGAAAAAGGGAAG CTCAGCTGGGTGTTGTATTGTGACATTATATGTCTGGACTATGATGGGAATCTACTGGACACCTGTGTTGTAGCCCTGCTGGCAGCTCTGAAGAACG CGAGGCTTCCAGAAGTTACGATTAATAAGGAGACAGACCTGGCTGAAGTGAACACAGACAAGCTCCATCATCTCAATGTGTCTAAACACCCAGTTAGTTCATCATTTTCTATTTTTGACAA CACCATCGTCATCGTGGACCCGACCGTGGAAGAAGAGACCCTGTCGACAGCGATGATGACTGTGGTTACTGATGAAGATGACAGACTGTGTATGCTACATAAACCAG GTGGGAGCGCTTTATCTGGAGAGAAGCTGCAGGACTGCATCAGCCGTGCCGTCACGCGACATCGCGAGGTCAGCAAGCTGATTGAGAAAGTCATGGACAGCTTCGAGCCGGATAAGTGA